A stretch of the Ischnura elegans chromosome 5, ioIscEleg1.1, whole genome shotgun sequence genome encodes the following:
- the LOC124159771 gene encoding mediator of RNA polymerase II transcription subunit 15-like: protein MCVRPWTECAECCQAMVICPPPLIRQQEQQPTPPLSRQQEQQPTAVAVEGGECLRGMRAQQPPSQHAREQQQRCERALPPAASSCPHHPTPQQMREEEELERGERALPPAAASSRPQHPTPQQMREEKVQRGERALPPAAANSRPQHPTPQQMREEKVQRCERALPPAASSRPQPSSPQPMEQEQQLSCEDFPLLRRRLQMPLISSHTEPLVTS from the coding sequence ATGTGTGTGAGGCCGTGGACGGAGTGTGCAGAGTGCTGTCAGGCGATGGTGATTTGTCCTCCTCCACTGATTCGCCAGCAAGAACAGCAGCCGACACCTCCACTGAGTCGTCAGCAAGAACAGCAGCCCACAGCGGTTGCTGTGGAAGGTGGTGAGTGCTTGCGGGGCATGCGAGCACAGCAGCCGCCGTCACAACACGCGCGGGAGCAGCAACAACGCTGTGAACGAGCGCTGCCCCCAGCTGCTAGTTCGTGTCCACACCACCCTACGCCACAGCAgatgcgggaggaggaggagctaGAACGAGGTGAACGAGCGCTGCCCCCTGCTGCTGCTAGTTCGCGTCCACAACACCCTACGCCACAGCAGATGCGGGAGGAGAAGGTACAACGTGGTGAACGAGCGCTGCCCCCTGCTGCTGCTAATTCGCGTCCACAACACCCTACGCCACAGCAGATGCGGGAGGAGAAGGTACAACGTTGTGAACGAGCGCTGCCCCCTGCTGCTAGTTCGCGTCCACAGCCGTCGTCGCCTCAGCCGATGGAGCAGGAACAACAGCTTTCATGTGAAGATTTTCCCTTGCTGAGGCGACGGCTGCAAATGCCCCTCATTTCTTCGCATACCGAGCCATTAGTCACATCTTAG